One Solanum pennellii chromosome 10, SPENNV200 genomic region harbors:
- the LOC107002641 gene encoding F-box/kelch-repeat protein At1g15670-like has product MNQNKLTELVPGLPEDIALECLTRLHYSTHGVASRVCRRWCRILQSKAFYYHRKQTGFTHKTACLVQALPSPVESKPTGQPRFAISVFDLVSGIWDRVDPIPKYPDGLPMFCQIATTEGKLIVMGGWNPSSWDPIKDVFVYDFMTRRWNQCMDMPEARSFFAMGATGGRVFIAGGHDESKNALSSAWVFDISSNEWTELPRMSEERDECEGVIIGSNFCVVSGYDTENQGRFKSSAELYELSTAQWRRVEDAWGSSQCPRACVGVGKNGNLTCWAESDPNVKVGACGVDLGDRTLVTGSAYQGAPHGFFFVENNKKQGQNSKLTKINVPDEFSGFVQSGCCVEI; this is encoded by the coding sequence atgaatcaaaataaGCTCACTGAATTAGTACCGGGTCTACCCGAGGACATTGCCCTCGAGTGTTTGACCCGGTTACACTACTCAACTCATGGAGTTGCATCTCGTGTTTGCCGGAGATGGTGTAGAATTCTTCAAAGTAAAGCTTTCTATTACCATCGGAAACAAACGGGTTTTACCCATAAAACTGCTTGTTTAGTACAAGCTTTACCTTCTCCGGTTGAATCCAAACCCACCGGACAACCCAGGTTTGCGATCTCTGTTTTCGATTTAGTATCCGGGATTTGGGATCGGGTAGACCCGATTCCGAAATACCCGGATGGATTACCGATGTTTTGTCAAATTGCAACTACTGAAGGAAAGTTAATTGTTATGGGTGGATGGAATCCGTCGAGCTGGGATCCAATTAAGGATGTGTTTGTCTACGATTTCATGACTCGGAGATGGAATCAGTGTATGGACATGCCGGAAGCTCGATCTTTTTTCGCTATGGGAGCTACCGGAGGACGAGTTTTCATCGCCGGCGGTCATGATGAGAGTAAGAACGCGCTGAGTTCCGCTTGGGTTTTCGATATTTCGTCCAACGAGTGGACGGAATTGCCTAGGATGAGTGAGGAGCGAGATGAGTGTGAAGGGGTTATAATCGGCTCGAATTTCTGTGTCGTAAGTGGTTACGATACGGAAAACCAAGGCCGATTTAAAAGTAGTGCTGAGTTATACGAACTCAGCACGGCTCAATGGAGACGAGTTGAGGATGCATGGGGTTCGAGCCAGTGTCCTAGGGCATGTGTAGGGGTGGGTAAAAATGGAAATTTAACTTGTTGGGCTGAATCCGACCCGAATGTGAAAGTCGGAGCATGTGGTGTGGATCTTGGTGATCGGACCTTGGTTACCGGGTCGGCCTATCAAGGTGCCCCGCATGGGTTCTTTTTCgtagaaaacaacaaaaaacaagGACAAAACAGTAAATTAACAAAGATAAATGTTCCTGATGAATTTTCAGGATTTGTACAATCCGGATGTTGTGTGGAGATCTGA
- the LOC107002397 gene encoding pre-mRNA-splicing factor prp12, with product MAVSEEESPSSSSAGSSKSRSSASHGASYLAKTVLRGSVVLQVVYGRIRSPTSYDVVFGKETSIELVIIDEDGVVQSICEQPVFGIIKDIAVLPWNEKFCVGSPQLLGRDLLVVLSDSGKLSVLRFCNEMHRFFAVTHVQLSSPGNPTDQIGRMLAVDSNGCFIAASAYEDSLALFSRSASVGSDIFDKRIFCPTDKQGKIKTANGFTSICGTIWSMCFISKDVQPNKDYNPILAILLNRRRSYRSEIVLIEWNTKEHSLYVVYQCSELGPLAHHIVDIPHSYGLVLVLRAGDAIVMDFKVPHSPCFLHRISLNFTPPSVEEPNFVRETIRIPDIIDEEGIYSVAASALLELSDLNKNDPMNIDDDSNVKPGSNFVCSWSWNPGNKNSPRMIFCADSGELFLIDFLFDSDGLKVSLSDSLYKTLPAKALLWVRGGFLAVIIEMGDGMVLKVEDGRLVYRSPIQNIAPILDMSVVDYHDEKHDQMFACCGMAPEGSLRVIRSGISVEKLLKTSPIYQGITGTWTVKMKLADSYHSFLVLSFVEETRVLSVGVSFSDVTDFMGFQPDVCTLACGLVGDGLLVQIHQTAVRLCVPIAAAHPDGIDSASPTFTSWSPDNMTISLGAVGPNLIVVATSSPCYLFILGIRTVSARHYEIYQLQHVKLQDELSCIAIPQRLLEQTSFISRTSNTSGVRLDSLPVGLDISNTFVIGTHKPSVEVLSFTSDKGLSVLAVGSITLTNTLGTTVSGCIPQDIRLVLVDRLYVLSGLRNGMLLRFEWPSISAISSLVSPGLQTFDNSCMANCISSSTSASQNFRTQPTQVTSLLDKTKDFPVYLQLVAVRRIGITPVFLIPLNDSLDADVIALSDRPWLLQTARHSLSYTSISFPPSTHVTPVCSTECPKGIIFVAENSLHLVEMVPSKRLNVQKFHFGGTPRKVLYHSDSRLLLVLRTDLSDDLCSSDVCCVDPLSGSVLSSFKFEPGEIGKCMELVKAGNEQVLVVGTGLSSGPAIMPSGEAESTKGRLIVLCVEQMQNSDSGSIAFSSRAGSSSQRTSPFREVGGYAAEQLSSSSICSSPDDNSCDGIKLEESEAWHLRLGYSTTWPGMVLAVCPYLDRFFLASAANCFYVCGFPNDNAQRVRRLAVGRTRFMIMTLTAHFTRIAVGDCRDGILFYSYQEDSRKLDQIYCDPVQRLVSDCTLMDGDTAAVSDRKGSFAILSCLNYMEDNFNSPERNLAQTCSFYMGEIAIRIRKGSFSYKLPADDALRGCQTASIVGDISQNSIMASTLLGSIIIFIPLTREEYDLLEAVQARLVIHPLTAPILGNDHTEYRCRGSMARVPKALDGDMLAQFLELTSMQQEAVLALPLGAQNTIMFNSKQSPDPITVNQVVRLLERIHYALN from the exons ATGGCGGTTTCAGAGGAAGAATCACCGTCTTCATCCTCTGCCGGTAGCAGCAAGTCCCGATCATCTGCTTCTCATGGTGCTAGTTATTTGGCTAAGACTGTTCTTAGAGGAAGTGTTGTTCTTCAAGTGGTTTATGGCCGTATACGCTCTCCAACTTCATACGATGTCGTTTTTGGCAAG GAAACATCTATAGAATTGGTGATTATAGATGAAGATGGAGTTGTGCAATCTATTTGCGAGCAGCCTGTATTTGGCATAATAAAAGATATAGCTGTCCTTCCCTGGAATGAGAAGTTTTGTGTTGGAAGCCCACAG cTTCTGGGCAGGGACCTCTTGGTTGTTCTTTCAGATTCAGGGAAGCTGTCAGTTCTCAGATTTTGCAATGAAATGCATAG GTTTTTCGCAGTAACACATGTTCAACTTTCGTCTCCTGGAAATCCTACGGATCAAATTGGAAGAATGTTAGCCGTTGATTCCAA TGGTTGTTTTATTGCAGCTAGTGCATATGAAGACAGTTTGGCGCTTTTCTCCCGCTCTGCTTCAGTTGGCAGTGATATATTTGATAAG AGAATCTTTTGTCCCACTGACAAGCAAGGGAAGATCAAGACTGCGAATGGTTTCACCAGTATCTGCGGTACCATATGGAGCATGTGCTTTATCTCGAAAGATGTTCAACCAAATAAGGATTACAATCCTATATTGGCCATTCTTctcaatag GAGGAGGTCATATAGGAGCGAGATCGTGTTGATAGAGTGGAATACGAAGGAGCATTCGCTCTATGTAGTATATCAGTGTTCTGAACTTGGACCACTTGCACATCATATCGTAGATATCCCTCATTCTTATGGACTTGTGTTAGTACTTCGTGCTGGTGATGCCATAGTGATGGACTTTAAAGTTCCTCATAGCCCTTGTTTTCTTCATCGaataagtttaaattttacACCTCCTTCAGTTGAGGAGCCGAATTTTGTACGAGAGACTATTAGAATTCCCGATATTATAGACGAAGAAGGTATCTATAGTGTTGCTGCATCTGCATTGCTTGAGCTCAGCGATTTGAATAAAAATGACCCAAtgaatattgatgatgatagCAATGTAAAGCCGGGTTCGAATTTCGTGTGCTCATGGAGTTGGAATCCTGGAAATAAGAACAGTCCTAGAATGATATTTTGTGCAGACTCTGGAGAGCTTTtcttgattgattttttatttgattctgATGGCCTGAAAGTATCTTTGTCTGATTCTCTTTACAAGACTCTACCAGCCAAGGCACTTTTGTGGGTGAGAGGTGGATTTTTGGCAGTTATTATTGAAATGGGTGATGGGATGGTGCTAAAAGTTGAAGACGGAAGACTTGTTTATAGAAGTCCAATCCAAAATATCGCACCAATATTGGATATGTCGGTTGTGGATTACCATGATGAGAAACATGATCAAATGTTTGCCTGCTGCGGGATGGCACCTGAAGGATCTTTACGAGTTATACGTAGTGGCATCAGTGTAGAGAAATTGTTGAAAACTTCTCCCATTTATCAGGGTATTACTGGAACTTGGACAGTTAAAATGAAACTTGCTGATTCTTATCATTCTTTCCTTGTACTGTCTTTTGTTGAAGAGACCAGGGTGCTATCTGTTGGTGTGAGCTTTTCTGATGTAACTGACTTCATGGGTTTCCAACCTGATGTTTGCACGTTGGCTTGTGGTCTTGTGGGTGATGGTCTGCTGGTGCAAATCCACCAGACTGCTGTGAGACTGTGTGTACCTATTGCTGCTGCACATCCAGATGGTATTGATTCAGCATCACCAACTTTCACGTCGTGGTCCCCTGATAATATGACAATAAGCCTGGGAGCTGTTGGGCCTAATTTGATAGTTGTTGCAACTTCCAGTCCATGTTACCTATTCATTCTTGGCATCAGGACAGTATCAGCCCGTCATTATGAAATATACCAGTTGCAACATGTGAAATTGCAAGATGAACTTTCCTGCATTGCAATCCCCCAAAGACTGCTTGAGCAGACATCTTTTATCTCTAGAACTAGTAATACAAGTGGAGTTCGTCTGGATTCTCTTCCGGTCGGATTGGACATCAGTAACACCTTCGTTATTGGTACGCATAAGCCTTCTGTAGAAGTTTTATCATTTACTTCCGATAAGGGCCTGAGTGTTCTTGCTGTAGGGTCTATAACCTTAACAAACACTCTTGGAACAACTGTAAGTGGCTGCATCCCTCAAGACATAAGACTTGTACTCGTCGATCGGCTGTATGTTCTTTCAGGATTGAGGAATGGTATGCTACTCAGATTTGAGTGGCCTTCTATCTCGGCAATTTCCTCACTAGTCTCACCTGGCCTTCAGACTTTTGACAATTCTTGTATGGCTAATTGCATTAGTTCCTCAACTTCTGCATCTCAGAATTTTAGAACTCAACCTACACAAGTGACCAGTTTATTGGATAAGACGAAGGATTTTCCTGTTTATCTGCAGTTAGTTGCAGTTCGTCGGATTGGCATCACTCCTGTTTTTCTGATTCCATTAAATGATTCTCTTGATGCTGATGTGATCGCTCTAAGTGATAGGCCCTGGCTATTGCAAACTGCAAGGCATAGCCTCTCGTATACTTCAATATCTTTTCCACCTTCCACACATGTTACTCCAGTCTGTTCAACTGAATGTCCCAAGGGAATTATCTTTGTTGCTGAAAACAGTCTTCATTTG GTGGAAATGGTGCCTAGTAAACGGCTTAATGTGCAGAAATTTCATTTTGGCGGCACTCCTCGAAAGGTTCTATATCATAGTGACAGTAGGTTGTTGCTTGTATTAAGGACTGATCTCAGTGATGATTTATGTTCATCTGATGTCTGCTGCGTAGATCCTCTCAGTGGATCAGTGTTGTCATCCTTTAAGTTTGAGCCTGGTGAGATAGGAAAATGCATGGAGTTGGTAAAAGCCGGAAATGAACAAGTTCTTGTTGTTGGAACTGGTCTCTCTTCTGGTCCAGCTATAATGCCTAGTGGTGAAGCTGAAAG TACAAAGGGCCGTCTAATAGTACTTTGCGTCGAGCAAATGCAAAACTCAGATAGTGGATCAATTGCATTTTCTTCGAGGGCTGGATCATCTTCTCAACGGACTTCACCTTTCCGTGAGGTTGGTGGATATGCTGCCGAACAGCTGTCTAGCAGTAGTATCTGTAGCAGTCCTGATGATAACAGCTGTGACGGGATTAAGCTTGAGGAAAGTGAAGCATGGCACTTAAGATTAGGTTATTCAACCACTTGGCCTGGAATGGTGCTTGCAGTCTGCCCTTATCTTGATCGTTTTTTCTTGGCCTCTGCGGCTAATTGT TTCTATGTTTGTGGTTTTCCAAATGATAATGCCCAAAGAGTCAGACGCTTAGCAGTAGGAAGAACACGGTTCATGATCATGACTCTTACTGCACACTTCACTAGAATTGCTGTTGGTGATTGTCGTGATGGCATCCTTTTCTACTCGTATCAAGAG GATTCAAGAAAACTAGATCAAATTTACTGTGACCCTGTCCAGAGGTTAGTTTCTGATTGCACTCTTATGGATGGAGACACAGCTGCCGTTTCAGATCGAAAGGGGAGTTTTGCAATTTTATCATGTCTGAATTACATGGAAG ATAATTTCAACAGTCCAGAGCGCAATCTAGCTCAAACTTGTTCATTCTACATGGGCGAGATAGCTATAAGAATTCGAAAG GGGTCATTCTCCTATAAACTTCCTGCAGATGATGCACTTAGGGGCTGTCAAACTGCCAGCATTGTCGGTGACATATCACAAAATAGTATCATGGCTAGTACTCTTTTAGGGagcataattatttttattcctcTTACTAG GGAGGAATATGATCTCTTAGAAGCAGTACAGGCCAGGCTTGTCATCCATCCGCTGACTGCTCCTATTTTGGGAAATGACCATACTGAATATCGTTGTCGTGGGAGTATG GCTAGGGTACCTAAAGCTCTGGATGGTGATATGCTTGCTCAGTTCTTGGAGCTTACTAGTATGCAACAAGAAGCTGTATTAGCATTGCCTCTTGGCGCACAAAACACAATTATGTTCAATTCGAAGCAATCTCCTGATCCAATTACTGTTAATCAGGTTGTGCGACTGCTAGAACGAATTCATTATGCCCTGAACTGA